The following are encoded together in the Tepidiforma bonchosmolovskayae genome:
- a CDS encoding VOC family protein, which produces MPGYGVIPALRFRDLEEAVRFYVDVLGFEIRRGDLAEGNISVRFGAAQLMLESAAAEFYGTAYNQAIRQRAGTAGPNALYIEAEQIDTLAQRAASAGARILDPLAERPWGQREFTVEDPAGNWLTFWKSLGGANGAT; this is translated from the coding sequence ATGCCCGGATACGGTGTGATTCCCGCGCTCCGGTTTCGCGACCTCGAGGAAGCGGTCCGGTTCTACGTCGATGTGCTCGGCTTCGAAATCCGGCGCGGAGACCTGGCGGAGGGCAATATCTCAGTACGCTTCGGCGCCGCGCAGCTGATGCTGGAATCAGCAGCAGCAGAGTTCTACGGCACGGCGTACAACCAGGCGATCCGCCAGCGGGCAGGAACCGCGGGCCCGAACGCCCTTTACATCGAAGCGGAACAAATAGACACCCTGGCGCAACGGGCAGCCTCGGCAGGGGCGCGGATACTGGACCCGCTCGCTGAACGGCCGTGGGGACAGCGGGAGTTCACCGTGGAAGACCCGGCAGGGAACTGGCTGACGTTCTGGAAGTCCCTGGGCGGCGCGAATGGCGCGACCTAG
- the sucD gene encoding succinate--CoA ligase subunit alpha, with translation MAVLVDQNTRLLVQGIGTEGANHMRRSIAYGTNVVAAIHPKRGGEQQDGVPIFTTVDQAVRETGANVSIIFVPAPGAADAILEAAAAKIPLIVCITEGIPVLDMVRVKAALQSTGSILIGPNCPGVITPGTKTRVGIMPGDVFMPGRVGVVSRSGTLVYEVVAQLTAEGIGQSTCIGVGGDPIIGTRQAEAVRMLNEDPDTDAIVLVGEIGGSAEQEAAAYIKEHVKKPVVAFIAGATAPPGRRMGHAGAIISGEDGKAENKKAALRAAGAVVSDSPADIGATMKRILAERGLLR, from the coding sequence ATGGCAGTGCTCGTCGATCAGAACACCCGCCTGCTGGTGCAGGGCATCGGCACCGAAGGCGCCAATCATATGCGCCGCTCCATCGCCTACGGCACCAATGTCGTCGCCGCTATCCACCCGAAGCGCGGCGGCGAACAGCAGGACGGTGTGCCGATCTTCACCACGGTCGACCAGGCCGTCCGTGAGACCGGCGCCAACGTGAGCATCATCTTCGTCCCCGCGCCCGGCGCCGCCGACGCAATCCTCGAGGCTGCGGCCGCGAAAATTCCGCTCATCGTCTGCATCACCGAGGGCATCCCGGTCCTCGATATGGTCCGCGTGAAGGCTGCCCTCCAGTCGACGGGCAGCATCCTCATCGGCCCCAACTGTCCCGGCGTCATCACGCCCGGTACAAAGACCCGCGTCGGCATCATGCCCGGCGATGTCTTCATGCCCGGGCGGGTCGGCGTCGTCAGCCGCTCCGGCACCCTGGTGTACGAGGTCGTGGCGCAGCTCACTGCCGAGGGCATCGGCCAGAGTACCTGCATCGGCGTCGGCGGCGACCCCATCATCGGCACCCGCCAGGCCGAGGCCGTCCGCATGCTTAACGAAGATCCGGATACCGACGCCATCGTGCTGGTCGGCGAAATCGGCGGCTCCGCCGAGCAGGAAGCCGCCGCCTACATCAAGGAGCACGTGAAGAAGCCCGTGGTCGCCTTCATCGCCGGCGCGACCGCGCCTCCCGGCCGCCGCATGGGCCACGCCGGCGCCATCATCTCCGGCGAGGACGGCAAGGCGGAGAACAAAAAGGCGGCCCTCCGCGCCGCCGGCGCCGTCGTCTCGGATTCGCCCGCTGATATCGGCGCCACGATGAAGCGCATCCTCGCGGAGCGCGGCCTGCTCCGCTGA
- a CDS encoding CYTH and CHAD domain-containing protein — protein sequence MTSSSLEVEWQFAALDTRPVLRWLQSHVAPGYTVEPRGTQSLDDTYLDTPDWRIHRAGYTCRVRSRGDGAELTLKSMAEARDGIRTRREITAALPAPDADPKAAPGEAGEALRALCGRQPLAPLFRLVTTRQRFSLADADGTLGEIALDDTTIPVTDDEPVRLARVEVEVDAAALDRARPFVDALVAACSLGPAATSKFEAALVATGQRPPEPPSFGPETVEPSMTVGQVAYAVLRRQFRVFLLNEPGTRLGEDIEALHDMRVATRRLRAAMAVFRPFLTARMLAFRDEFGQVARALGEVRDLDVQLERMEEWRASFPADRVHLLDGIEALLRKRRAAARRRMLQVLDSRRYERLCARFAAVLRAGPPKSFAPGRTPVLAVAPDLVERRYRKVRKLGDRIKKTSPPEAYHLLRIEAKKLRYALEFVGNGIYGKPALEFSARVTALQDLLGLHQDAYVAIEMLEELAASAGRRLEPGTLMAMGVLAERYRAHAEELRAKFPSVYRQLAGPEWKKLLRLMEAQRPASPQAAPAAAAGRS from the coding sequence GTGACATCCTCGTCCCTCGAAGTCGAATGGCAGTTCGCCGCCCTCGATACCCGGCCGGTGCTCCGCTGGCTCCAGTCGCACGTCGCGCCCGGCTACACCGTCGAGCCGCGCGGCACCCAGTCCCTCGACGACACCTACCTCGATACCCCGGACTGGCGCATCCACCGTGCCGGGTATACCTGCCGCGTTCGCTCGAGGGGCGATGGCGCCGAGCTGACGCTCAAATCGATGGCCGAAGCCCGCGATGGCATCCGCACCCGGCGCGAGATCACCGCCGCGCTGCCCGCGCCCGACGCTGACCCGAAAGCGGCGCCCGGCGAAGCCGGCGAGGCCCTCCGCGCCCTCTGCGGCCGCCAGCCGCTTGCGCCGCTCTTCCGGCTCGTCACGACGCGCCAGAGGTTCAGCCTCGCCGACGCCGACGGAACCCTCGGTGAAATCGCCCTCGACGACACCACCATCCCCGTGACGGACGACGAGCCCGTGCGCCTCGCCCGGGTCGAGGTCGAAGTCGATGCCGCCGCTCTCGACCGCGCCCGCCCGTTCGTCGATGCGCTCGTCGCCGCGTGCAGCCTTGGCCCTGCCGCGACCTCCAAATTCGAAGCCGCACTGGTTGCGACCGGCCAGCGCCCGCCTGAGCCGCCGTCCTTCGGCCCGGAAACGGTCGAACCGTCGATGACCGTCGGACAGGTCGCCTATGCCGTGCTGCGCCGCCAGTTCCGCGTCTTCCTGCTCAACGAGCCCGGCACCCGCCTCGGCGAGGACATCGAGGCGCTCCATGACATGCGCGTCGCGACCCGCCGACTCCGCGCTGCAATGGCCGTCTTCCGCCCGTTCCTCACCGCTCGCATGCTCGCCTTCCGCGACGAATTCGGGCAGGTCGCCCGCGCCCTCGGCGAGGTCCGCGACCTCGATGTCCAGCTCGAACGGATGGAAGAGTGGCGCGCAAGCTTCCCGGCCGACCGCGTGCACCTGCTCGACGGCATCGAGGCGCTCCTCCGCAAGCGGCGTGCCGCCGCCCGCCGCCGGATGCTGCAGGTGCTCGATTCGCGCCGCTACGAGCGGCTCTGCGCCCGGTTCGCCGCTGTCCTCCGCGCAGGGCCGCCGAAATCGTTCGCCCCGGGCCGCACGCCGGTCCTTGCCGTCGCGCCCGACCTCGTCGAGCGCCGCTACCGGAAGGTCCGCAAGCTTGGCGACCGCATCAAGAAGACCTCCCCGCCGGAGGCGTACCACCTCCTCCGCATCGAAGCCAAGAAGCTCCGCTACGCCCTCGAGTTCGTCGGCAACGGCATCTACGGCAAGCCAGCGCTCGAATTCAGCGCCCGCGTGACGGCGCTCCAGGACCTGCTCGGCCTCCACCAGGATGCGTACGTGGCCATCGAGATGCTGGAAGAACTTGCCGCCAGTGCAGGCCGCCGCCTCGAACCCGGCACCCTGATGGCCATGGGCGTGCTCGCCGAGCGCTATCGCGCCCACGCCGAGGAGCTCCGCGCGAAGTTCCCGTCGGTCTACCGCCAGCTTGCCGGCCCGGAATGGAAGAAGCTGCTCCGCCTGATGGAAGCGCAGCGCCCGGCGTCGCCTCAGGCGGCCCCGGCCGCAGCCGCCGGTCGCTCCTAG
- a CDS encoding SDR family NAD(P)-dependent oxidoreductase, with protein sequence MPRLSQLSRSIEGKVALVTGAGSGMGRATAILFADEGARVAAVDINEAPVEAVAAEICAAGGTARAWACDVADRTAVQRLVDDVAAEFGGLDILVNNAGISAAVPFEAENYDEVWARTLAVDLTAMTYTIRAALPHLRRSSSPRIINIASTEGLGATPGHSAYTAAKHGVVGLTRSLALEFGKEGITVNCICPGPIRTGMTEAIPEEDKQKYARQRTALRRYGLPEEVAHMTLSLALPAASFVTGVALPVDGGLSIRRA encoded by the coding sequence ATGCCGCGTCTCAGCCAGCTCAGCCGCTCCATCGAAGGCAAAGTCGCCCTGGTGACCGGCGCCGGCAGCGGCATGGGCCGCGCCACCGCCATCCTCTTCGCCGACGAAGGCGCACGCGTCGCCGCAGTTGACATCAACGAGGCCCCGGTCGAGGCCGTTGCCGCCGAGATCTGCGCCGCCGGGGGCACTGCCCGGGCGTGGGCCTGCGACGTCGCGGACCGCACCGCCGTCCAGCGCCTGGTTGACGATGTCGCCGCCGAATTCGGCGGACTCGACATCCTCGTCAACAACGCCGGCATCTCCGCAGCCGTCCCGTTCGAAGCAGAAAACTACGACGAGGTCTGGGCCCGCACCCTCGCCGTCGACCTCACCGCGATGACGTACACCATCCGCGCCGCCCTGCCCCACCTGCGCCGGTCGTCCAGCCCGCGCATCATCAACATCGCGAGCACCGAGGGGCTCGGCGCCACGCCCGGCCACAGCGCCTACACCGCTGCCAAGCACGGCGTCGTCGGGCTCACCCGCTCGCTCGCCCTCGAGTTCGGCAAAGAGGGCATCACGGTCAACTGCATTTGCCCGGGTCCCATCCGCACCGGCATGACCGAAGCCATCCCCGAGGAGGACAAACAAAAGTACGCCCGCCAGCGCACCGCCCTCCGGCGCTACGGCCTGCCCGAAGAGGTCGCGCACATGACCCTCTCGCTCGCACTCCCCGCAGCATCCTTCGTGACCGGTGTCGCGCTTCCCGTTGATGGCGGCCTGTCCATCCGCCGCGCCTGA
- a CDS encoding CaiB/BaiF CoA transferase family protein: MVMALDGIKVLDLSRLAPGPHCSMLLADFGADVTLVEAVPGASAKLGTTGVRRSEAAERAAAFNALGRGKKSIALNLKEEEARKIFYRMVEGADVVIEGFRPGVVKRLGVDYDTLSAINPRIICCSISGFGQTGPYANLVGHDINYIAIGGALGVTGRPGQPPAIPVNLLADFAGGGLTAAFAICLAIIAREKTGRGQYIDVGMSDGVLSLMTSAFSHYFSTGQPIRPGEYLLNGAAPFYNTYRCSDGRWFSIGSIEPHFWENLCRVLGTEDLLPHQFDQPKWPEMIERFAGIFATKTADEWMAIMSQYDICAAPVLEMENVVTNEHNLARGMVIELDSPVGKVKQIGVAPKLSDTPGMPRSTAPLIGQHTDEILGGLGFTAEQIADLRSRGVVG; encoded by the coding sequence ATGGTGATGGCACTCGACGGCATCAAGGTGCTGGACCTTTCCCGGCTGGCGCCGGGCCCGCATTGTTCGATGCTGCTGGCGGATTTTGGCGCGGACGTGACGCTGGTGGAGGCCGTGCCCGGCGCTTCAGCGAAGCTCGGCACGACGGGAGTTCGGCGGAGCGAGGCTGCGGAGCGCGCGGCGGCGTTCAATGCCCTCGGGCGCGGGAAGAAATCGATCGCGCTGAACCTGAAGGAAGAGGAGGCGCGAAAGATCTTCTACCGCATGGTCGAAGGCGCGGATGTGGTGATCGAGGGGTTTCGGCCCGGGGTGGTGAAGCGGCTTGGGGTCGACTACGACACGCTGTCGGCGATCAACCCGCGGATCATCTGCTGCTCAATTTCGGGGTTCGGCCAGACGGGGCCGTACGCGAACCTGGTCGGGCACGACATTAACTACATCGCGATTGGCGGGGCGCTTGGGGTGACGGGGCGGCCGGGGCAGCCCCCGGCGATCCCGGTGAACCTGCTGGCGGACTTCGCCGGAGGCGGCCTGACCGCCGCGTTCGCCATCTGCCTGGCGATTATCGCGCGGGAGAAGACCGGCCGCGGCCAGTACATCGACGTGGGCATGAGTGACGGGGTGCTGTCGCTGATGACGAGCGCCTTCAGCCACTACTTCTCGACGGGGCAGCCGATCCGGCCGGGCGAATACCTCCTGAACGGCGCAGCGCCGTTCTACAACACGTACCGGTGCAGCGACGGACGGTGGTTTTCGATCGGGAGCATTGAACCGCACTTCTGGGAGAACCTTTGCCGCGTGCTCGGGACCGAGGACCTGCTGCCGCACCAGTTCGACCAGCCGAAGTGGCCCGAGATGATCGAGCGGTTCGCGGGGATCTTCGCGACGAAGACGGCCGACGAGTGGATGGCGATTATGTCGCAGTACGACATCTGCGCGGCGCCGGTGCTCGAGATGGAGAACGTGGTAACCAACGAGCACAACCTCGCCCGGGGGATGGTCATCGAGCTGGACTCGCCCGTCGGGAAGGTGAAACAGATCGGCGTTGCGCCGAAGCTGAGCGATACGCCCGGGATGCCGCGTTCGACGGCGCCGCTCATCGGGCAGCACACGGACGAAATCCTCGGCGGGCTCGGTTTCACGGCCGAGCAGATCGCCGACCTCCGCAGCCGCGGGGTGGTGGGGTAG
- the arsM gene encoding arsenite methyltransferase yields the protein MSTPGPDEIREQVARAYASRVLPVLQRAETVEELPLVDSASCCSPAAPAENSCCGEESLAQDDVVISRIADLYRNADISDLPATVTDVAFGCGNPTAIAALEPGQVVLDLGSGGGIDCFLAAKMVGPAGRVIGVDMTPEMIRLARKNAEKVGASNVEFRLGEIENLPVADESVDVIISNCVINLSPDKPRVFREAFRVLKPGGRLQVSDIVWTRPVPEEIRSDMEKWAGCIAGALLESEYLDHIRAAGFVDVASVATEYPGGKGIASAAVTARKPAASEDGCGCGIC from the coding sequence GTGTCCACACCCGGCCCCGACGAAATCCGCGAACAGGTCGCACGCGCCTACGCCAGCCGCGTCCTGCCCGTCCTCCAGCGCGCCGAGACGGTCGAGGAGCTCCCGCTCGTCGATTCCGCCTCCTGCTGCTCCCCCGCTGCCCCCGCCGAGAATTCCTGCTGCGGCGAGGAAAGCCTCGCCCAGGATGACGTCGTCATCTCCCGCATCGCCGACCTCTACAGGAACGCCGACATCTCCGACCTGCCGGCAACGGTCACCGATGTCGCCTTCGGCTGCGGCAATCCGACTGCTATCGCCGCCCTCGAACCCGGCCAGGTCGTGCTCGACCTCGGGTCCGGCGGCGGCATCGACTGCTTCCTCGCGGCGAAGATGGTCGGCCCCGCCGGCCGCGTCATCGGCGTTGACATGACCCCCGAGATGATTCGCCTCGCCCGCAAGAACGCCGAGAAGGTCGGGGCGTCCAACGTTGAGTTCCGCCTCGGTGAAATCGAAAACCTCCCGGTCGCCGACGAGTCGGTCGATGTCATCATCTCCAACTGCGTCATCAACCTCTCGCCCGATAAACCCCGGGTCTTCCGCGAAGCCTTCCGCGTTTTGAAGCCCGGCGGCCGCCTCCAGGTCTCGGACATCGTCTGGACCCGCCCCGTCCCGGAGGAGATCCGCTCCGATATGGAAAAGTGGGCCGGCTGCATCGCCGGGGCGCTGCTCGAATCGGAGTACCTCGACCACATCCGTGCCGCCGGCTTCGTCGACGTCGCCTCCGTGGCCACCGAGTACCCCGGCGGCAAAGGCATCGCCTCCGCGGCGGTTACCGCACGCAAGCCCGCAGCGTCCGAAGACGGGTGCGGCTGCGGCATCTGCTGA
- a CDS encoding uracil-DNA glycosylase, producing the protein MAASYAAPGEHCQPALPPALAACRACRRCPGVVPGSAVLDLPGGPRPVLFVGEAPGRLGAARSGRPFVGDVAGARFAALLAASGLDPSGVAVTNAVLCLPLDSRGRNRRPSAGEIRACASWLATAIDHVRPAVIVPLGTTALAALEQLRPHGARLRDAVARPRDWGGLVLFPLYHPGARAAIHRPLERQLDDWRTLGDFVRSLAAADIEHSR; encoded by the coding sequence ATGGCCGCATCCTACGCCGCCCCCGGTGAACACTGCCAGCCCGCGCTGCCGCCCGCCCTTGCTGCCTGCCGCGCGTGCCGCCGCTGCCCCGGCGTCGTCCCGGGCTCGGCCGTCCTCGACCTCCCCGGCGGGCCGAGGCCCGTCCTCTTCGTCGGCGAGGCCCCCGGGCGGCTGGGTGCGGCCCGCAGCGGGCGGCCCTTCGTCGGAGATGTCGCCGGCGCCCGCTTCGCTGCCCTCCTCGCGGCATCCGGCCTCGACCCATCCGGCGTCGCCGTTACGAACGCGGTCCTCTGCCTCCCGCTGGATTCGCGCGGCCGCAACCGCCGGCCTTCAGCCGGCGAAATCCGCGCCTGCGCATCCTGGCTGGCGACAGCCATCGACCACGTCCGCCCTGCGGTCATTGTCCCGCTCGGAACCACCGCGCTCGCGGCGCTCGAACAGCTCCGGCCCCACGGTGCGCGGCTCCGCGACGCTGTGGCCCGCCCGCGCGACTGGGGTGGCCTGGTGCTCTTCCCGCTGTACCACCCGGGCGCCCGCGCGGCGATCCACCGCCCCCTCGAGCGGCAGCTCGACGACTGGCGCACCCTCGGCGACTTCGTCCGCTCGCTTGCCGCTGCCGATATCGAACATTCCCGTTGA
- a CDS encoding SMP-30/gluconolactonase/LRE family protein, with product MEPRIVATGLEFPEGPVALSNGDVIVTEIAAGRLSRVKPNGTVEVLAVTGGGPNGAALGPDGALYVTQNGGFQWHRRPLPDGSMGLFPGEQPADYTGGAIQRVTLAGEVSTLYTECNGIPLKGPNDLVFDREGNFYFTDLGKNRPREKDRTGVYYASPDGKFIREIIFPMEGPNGIGLSPDEKTLYVAETPTGRVWAYDVQAPGQVANGRVIGTVPGAPPFGYSFCDSMCVDAEGNVIVATILNGGLTMFSPDGSTVRHFPCPDLLTTNACFAPNLTSLYVTLSSTGRLGVFDTWPTRGLKLNFAI from the coding sequence GTGGAGCCTCGGATTGTGGCGACCGGCCTTGAATTCCCCGAAGGGCCGGTGGCGCTGTCGAACGGCGACGTCATCGTGACGGAGATTGCGGCGGGGCGGCTGAGCCGTGTCAAGCCGAACGGGACGGTCGAGGTGCTGGCCGTGACCGGCGGCGGGCCGAATGGCGCCGCACTCGGCCCCGACGGTGCGCTGTACGTCACGCAAAACGGCGGCTTCCAGTGGCACCGCCGGCCGCTGCCGGACGGCTCGATGGGGCTCTTCCCCGGGGAGCAGCCCGCGGACTACACGGGCGGGGCGATCCAGCGGGTGACGCTCGCCGGCGAGGTGAGCACGTTGTACACCGAGTGCAACGGCATCCCGCTCAAGGGGCCGAACGACCTCGTCTTCGACCGGGAGGGGAACTTCTACTTCACCGACCTTGGGAAGAACCGGCCCCGCGAGAAGGACCGGACCGGCGTGTACTACGCCTCGCCGGACGGGAAGTTCATCCGGGAAATTATCTTTCCGATGGAAGGGCCGAACGGCATCGGGCTGAGCCCCGACGAGAAGACGCTGTACGTGGCCGAGACGCCGACGGGGCGGGTGTGGGCGTACGACGTGCAGGCGCCGGGGCAGGTGGCGAACGGCCGGGTGATTGGGACGGTGCCGGGTGCGCCACCGTTCGGCTACTCGTTCTGCGACTCGATGTGCGTCGACGCGGAGGGCAATGTGATCGTGGCGACGATCCTGAACGGCGGGCTGACGATGTTTTCGCCCGATGGGTCAACGGTGCGGCATTTCCCTTGCCCCGACCTGCTGACGACGAACGCGTGTTTCGCCCCGAACCTGACGTCGCTGTACGTGACCCTGAGCTCGACCGGGCGGCTGGGCGTGTTCGATACCTGGCCGACGAGGGGCCTCAAGCTGAATTTTGCGATCTGA
- the thyX gene encoding FAD-dependent thymidylate synthase, with protein MAIAVTLLSHSPDPIRSLYMAYRTCYSSLTPQQVAARIADERISRETMLAFVEERLKTGHTSPLEQVWFEFAISGVSRAFSHQFVRHRVGISFEQQSQRYVTYKGGRFPYTVPETVEKAGLAGEMERLFEEAGALYERMVAAGVPAEDARFLLPNATNTNFKVTVNLQSLLHICDLRLCTRAQWEFRKVAALMRAEVMKVEPVLGRMLQPKCGERRLGYCDEEYEAWEACPIGRVRPHKEVLFKVYESYRRGELQPLRDEDFRTIESAAEPQPDRPPG; from the coding sequence ATGGCGATTGCCGTCACGCTCCTCTCGCACAGTCCCGACCCGATCCGGTCGCTGTACATGGCGTACCGGACGTGCTACTCGTCGCTGACGCCGCAGCAGGTGGCCGCGCGCATCGCCGACGAGCGGATTTCGAGGGAGACGATGCTCGCGTTTGTCGAGGAGCGGCTGAAGACCGGGCACACCTCGCCGCTCGAACAGGTATGGTTCGAATTCGCCATCTCGGGTGTGAGCCGGGCGTTCTCGCACCAGTTTGTCCGCCACCGCGTGGGCATCAGCTTCGAACAGCAGTCGCAGCGGTACGTGACCTACAAGGGCGGCCGGTTCCCCTACACCGTGCCGGAGACGGTTGAAAAGGCCGGGCTGGCCGGCGAGATGGAGCGGCTGTTCGAAGAAGCGGGTGCGCTGTACGAGCGGATGGTCGCCGCCGGGGTGCCCGCCGAGGATGCCCGGTTTCTCCTGCCTAATGCGACGAACACGAACTTCAAGGTGACGGTCAATCTGCAGTCGCTGCTGCACATCTGCGACCTGCGGCTCTGCACCCGGGCACAGTGGGAGTTCCGCAAGGTTGCGGCCCTTATGCGGGCCGAGGTGATGAAGGTCGAGCCGGTGCTGGGGCGGATGCTCCAGCCGAAGTGCGGGGAGCGGCGGCTCGGCTACTGCGACGAGGAGTACGAGGCGTGGGAGGCCTGCCCGATTGGACGGGTCCGCCCGCACAAAGAGGTGCTGTTCAAGGTCTATGAGTCGTACCGGCGGGGCGAGCTTCAGCCGCTCAGGGATGAGGACTTCCGCACTATCGAGTCCGCCGCGGAGCCGCAGCCAGACCGGCCGCCCGGCTGA
- a CDS encoding lipoyl domain-containing protein, protein MVALVAVPDLGREMVGGLVAEWYRPDGAEVAPGEPVCRLECDFIAFDIEAEGAGVLRHRRPAGSIERKGTILGVIVSRGEGLPPDEELRALEARATAAVEAPPPPAGRVAAPFEHAPASPGADRMAAAAGRGGTAETEPAAVVVPFPARGARSETEADGRAEPLAEPGGAIPGLPLWEEEEATARADAEASTGREEDGMPPEPASRFARIAEEAAATAEVLSAHVCVSWARAREAAAALADEWHPFGPKPTVEDLAVRAIARALAEAGLNAGPAGVVVVEPNADRSFAVENPLDEEFRRMVQARADGGGSFERAEWVVVSLMPLGVERLEPRLSGGRLAFGLGAGPEGQGTITMRYDSMLFGEGDAGRVLARVRSLVENPYRLWG, encoded by the coding sequence GTGGTCGCGCTCGTGGCTGTTCCAGACCTTGGACGCGAGATGGTCGGCGGGCTGGTCGCGGAGTGGTATCGGCCGGACGGCGCGGAGGTTGCGCCAGGCGAGCCGGTCTGCAGGCTGGAATGCGACTTCATCGCCTTCGACATCGAGGCCGAGGGCGCCGGGGTGCTGCGGCACCGCCGGCCGGCCGGGAGTATCGAGCGGAAGGGCACCATCCTCGGGGTGATCGTCTCCCGGGGCGAAGGGCTTCCGCCGGACGAGGAGCTGCGGGCGCTGGAGGCGCGTGCAACGGCGGCGGTCGAGGCGCCGCCCCCGCCTGCCGGCCGGGTCGCAGCGCCGTTCGAGCATGCGCCAGCATCGCCGGGGGCGGACCGGATGGCCGCCGCGGCAGGGCGAGGAGGCACGGCCGAGACCGAGCCGGCGGCCGTGGTGGTGCCGTTCCCGGCGCGTGGCGCGCGGAGTGAGACAGAAGCAGACGGGCGCGCCGAGCCGCTCGCAGAACCGGGCGGGGCGATCCCCGGCCTGCCGCTCTGGGAAGAGGAAGAAGCGACCGCGCGGGCCGATGCCGAGGCATCGACAGGGCGGGAGGAGGACGGGATGCCGCCGGAGCCTGCCAGCCGGTTTGCGCGGATTGCCGAGGAGGCCGCCGCGACCGCAGAGGTGCTCAGCGCCCACGTGTGCGTTTCGTGGGCGCGTGCGCGCGAGGCGGCGGCAGCGCTCGCCGACGAGTGGCACCCGTTCGGGCCGAAGCCGACGGTCGAGGACCTGGCCGTCCGCGCGATTGCACGTGCGCTTGCCGAGGCGGGGCTCAACGCCGGGCCCGCCGGCGTGGTGGTGGTGGAGCCGAATGCGGACCGGTCGTTCGCGGTCGAGAACCCGCTTGACGAGGAGTTCCGACGGATGGTGCAGGCGCGGGCCGACGGCGGGGGCTCCTTTGAGCGGGCGGAGTGGGTGGTGGTCTCGTTGATGCCGCTGGGTGTCGAGCGGCTGGAACCGCGACTTTCGGGCGGGCGGCTGGCGTTCGGGCTCGGCGCCGGCCCTGAGGGGCAGGGGACCATCACCATGCGCTACGACAGCATGCTCTTCGGGGAAGGAGACGCCGGACGTGTCCTTGCTCGGGTACGCTCACTGGTGGAAAACCCGTACCGGCTCTGGGGGTAG
- the lipB gene encoding lipoyl(octanoyl) transferase LipB: MATADPPGRSVAVYHLGTTSYGEVHRLQQRLQAARRAGSGVDTLLLTEHRPVFTLGRSHPVPSLRVAEEVVRQYGIEIVPTERGGDITYHGPGQLVAYGIIALKGWGMGVTEYVSGLEETVIGVLADWGLRGERSERGRGVWVEGRKIASVGLNVRGWVTMHGIALNVDTDLGHFELINPCGMNDVEMTTMAAEVGRQVALDDVAEAFVFHFGRVFGCAAKLQPIPGREKAQQGR, from the coding sequence GTGGCAACCGCAGACCCACCGGGACGCAGCGTGGCGGTCTACCACCTCGGGACGACCAGCTATGGGGAAGTGCACCGGCTCCAGCAGCGGCTCCAGGCCGCCCGCAGGGCGGGGTCCGGGGTGGATACGCTGCTGCTGACCGAACACCGGCCGGTGTTTACGCTCGGCCGGAGCCACCCGGTGCCGAGCCTCCGCGTGGCGGAGGAGGTGGTGCGGCAGTACGGCATCGAGATTGTGCCGACCGAGCGCGGCGGGGACATCACGTACCACGGGCCGGGGCAGCTGGTGGCGTACGGCATCATCGCGCTGAAGGGCTGGGGGATGGGCGTCACCGAGTACGTGAGCGGGCTCGAGGAGACCGTCATCGGCGTGCTGGCGGACTGGGGCCTCAGGGGCGAACGGTCGGAGCGCGGCCGGGGCGTCTGGGTCGAAGGCCGGAAGATTGCGTCGGTCGGGCTCAATGTCCGGGGCTGGGTCACGATGCACGGGATCGCGCTGAATGTGGATACCGACCTCGGGCATTTCGAGCTGATCAACCCCTGCGGGATGAACGACGTCGAGATGACGACCATGGCGGCAGAGGTCGGCCGCCAGGTAGCGCTTGACGACGTGGCGGAGGCGTTCGTCTTCCACTTCGGGCGGGTATTCGGGTGCGCTGCGAAGCTTCAGCCGATCCCGGGACGGGAAAAGGCGCAGCAGGGCAGGTAG